A stretch of Lactiplantibacillus brownii DNA encodes these proteins:
- a CDS encoding BglG family transcription antiterminator encodes MTIHFTDNEMKLLKILIEADGYQSINAIVRKMGFSKRSVYSFISNISNKCLEQHIEPPRNVYRQGYFLPDGTKRQLEGLKLLGENTAFHIGKLSSQERQVFDLLLLFLGDQVTTPMLVEWENVSKNTILNDLSQLKTDLKPYKIKVVANQTGHQLIGSELLIRNYMQVKLREHHHLLSVFLNKAKTIPALSELISLSLMLNDWIQTVEKGTNKTYSDDMVLFLESYYSLVLHRMMNNRILKFKTFLMNDVDRNEMEKSNEYNLAYSFIIQFGSELVEYTDECYYLESLLLEGQLNTQGRNDVKKDIVKVSNAIVENFKQISGVAFKDEKQLSRELYIHLLSTYYRVKYHHQYVDGMVAKIRDDYPDVYTYTKISIYPFEKLSEGKLTENEIALIAIYFGAQVVRESQESKSALIVCSSGIGTSRFLMAQLNKAFPDLKLSGPISKKQYQSMEKIKDSIVISTIPLGKLNRDVIKVDPILDENGLNYLQKQLSIHNVVNSKGQLNQIHSLLDVIADNADIKNISGLIVGLKEVLTFSIDPKPKFERGYQPMLSELVKPNTITFADSKNLSWETAIKLAAKPLLENKDIKDSYVTAMIESVKDNGPYINIGSKVALAHARPETGVNHLSMSVLKLNNSIDLVDSKHKIQLIFVLAAVDATAHLKALSELASLLSNKVTLQQLFETENGQEFMDVILRSEKHEISSGM; translated from the coding sequence ATGACGATACATTTTACGGATAATGAAATGAAACTCCTAAAGATATTAATTGAGGCCGATGGTTATCAAAGTATCAATGCAATTGTAAGAAAGATGGGTTTTTCAAAAAGATCTGTTTATTCATTTATTTCGAATATTAGTAACAAGTGTTTAGAACAACATATTGAGCCACCAAGAAATGTTTATAGGCAAGGCTATTTCTTACCAGACGGTACCAAACGACAATTGGAAGGTCTCAAATTACTCGGTGAGAATACAGCATTTCATATTGGTAAATTATCTAGTCAAGAACGGCAGGTATTTGACTTGTTATTACTTTTTCTGGGTGATCAAGTTACAACGCCAATGTTGGTTGAATGGGAGAATGTCAGTAAAAATACAATCTTAAACGATCTGTCACAACTGAAGACTGATTTGAAGCCATATAAAATCAAAGTTGTTGCTAATCAGACTGGTCATCAGTTGATTGGATCAGAATTACTGATTAGAAATTATATGCAGGTTAAGTTACGTGAGCATCATCATCTACTTAGTGTTTTTCTAAATAAAGCCAAAACAATTCCTGCTCTTTCAGAATTAATAAGTCTGAGTCTTATGCTTAATGATTGGATACAAACCGTTGAAAAAGGTACTAATAAAACATATTCAGATGATATGGTTTTATTTCTTGAAAGCTATTATTCGCTAGTATTACATCGAATGATGAACAATCGTATTTTAAAATTCAAAACATTTTTGATGAACGATGTTGATCGGAATGAGATGGAAAAAAGCAATGAATATAATCTGGCATATTCATTTATTATTCAATTTGGTAGTGAACTGGTTGAGTACACCGATGAATGCTATTACTTGGAAAGTCTTTTATTAGAAGGGCAATTGAATACCCAGGGACGTAATGATGTAAAAAAGGACATTGTTAAGGTATCAAATGCAATTGTTGAAAATTTTAAGCAAATTTCAGGTGTTGCTTTTAAAGATGAAAAACAATTAAGTCGTGAGTTATATATTCATTTACTTTCTACCTACTACCGGGTTAAGTATCATCATCAATATGTAGATGGGATGGTTGCCAAAATACGTGACGATTATCCAGATGTATATACTTATACAAAGATTTCAATTTATCCATTTGAAAAATTAAGTGAGGGAAAGCTTACTGAGAATGAGATTGCATTAATAGCAATTTATTTTGGCGCTCAAGTTGTCCGTGAAAGTCAAGAAAGTAAGTCTGCGCTAATTGTATGTTCAAGTGGTATCGGGACCTCGAGATTTTTGATGGCCCAGTTGAACAAAGCTTTTCCAGATTTGAAATTATCAGGCCCAATTTCAAAAAAACAATATCAGTCTATGGAAAAGATTAAAGATAGCATTGTCATCTCAACCATTCCATTAGGAAAATTGAATCGAGATGTTATTAAAGTTGATCCAATATTAGATGAAAACGGATTGAATTATTTACAAAAGCAATTATCTATTCATAATGTCGTTAATTCAAAAGGACAATTAAATCAGATTCATTCACTGCTAGATGTGATTGCAGATAATGCTGATATCAAGAATATTAGTGGTCTAATTGTTGGGTTAAAAGAGGTTCTAACCTTTTCAATTGATCCTAAGCCAAAATTTGAAAGGGGGTATCAACCAATGCTTAGTGAGTTGGTTAAACCCAATACGATAACTTTTGCTGATTCTAAGAACTTGTCTTGGGAAACAGCCATTAAATTAGCGGCAAAACCGTTATTAGAAAATAAAGATATTAAAGATTCATATGTAACTGCCATGATTGAAAGTGTTAAAGACAACGGTCCATATATTAATATTGGTAGCAAAGTTGCGCTGGCACATGCACGTCCAGAAACTGGTGTTAATCATTTAAGCATGTCGGTGTTAAAACTCAATAATTCAATAGACTTGGTTGACTCAAAGCATAAAATTCAATTGATATTTGTATTGGCGGCCGTTGATGCTACTGCACATTTGAAAGCGCTATCTGAGCTGGCAAGCTTACTTAGTAATAAGGTAACTTTACAACAATTATTTGAAACAGAAAATGGGCAAGAATTTATGGATGTAATTTTAAGGAGTGAAAAACATGAAATTAGCAGCGGTATGTAG
- a CDS encoding glycoside hydrolase family 125 protein yields the protein MDTNLREIIAQIDAYSAEKTLPTAKTTALFHSLLSDAVAKATSAEADGTFFVKTGDIPAMWLRDATFQVLPYIKLMKAVPELKNILIGVLRRELRYVQHDPYANAFNQTASGAHWSDDDSDIPVSDLVWERKFEIDSLCAPLFLALKLYKNTDNHDFLDDEFWQTLSVTMTVLETEQHHDQSSYYFKRVDCPANDTLTNDGKGTPVGYTGMVWDGFRPSDNACEYGYHVPSNMFLVAVLSQITPLIPTEFSALKVRVQKLVKAIKQGITHYAMVTLPTGQVGYAYEVDGLGHQKLMDDANVPSLLALPFIGYTSIDDSIYQNTREFILSKQNPYYYEGKILAGIGSNHTPEAYVWPISLAMEGLTSTDPAVKVAQLEKIAATDNETDQCHESVSVDDVSQYTRDWFSWANMTYCELALDVLGV from the coding sequence ATGGATACGAATTTAAGGGAAATTATTGCCCAAATTGATGCCTATTCGGCTGAAAAGACACTACCAACGGCTAAAACGACGGCCTTGTTCCACAGTTTACTGAGTGATGCCGTAGCTAAAGCGACCAGTGCTGAAGCCGATGGGACATTCTTTGTTAAGACTGGTGATATTCCGGCGATGTGGTTGCGGGATGCGACGTTCCAAGTTTTACCATATATCAAATTAATGAAAGCGGTTCCTGAATTGAAAAACATTCTGATAGGGGTGTTGCGGCGTGAATTGCGTTATGTGCAACATGATCCGTATGCCAATGCTTTTAATCAAACCGCTTCAGGGGCACATTGGAGTGATGACGATTCTGACATTCCAGTTTCTGATTTGGTTTGGGAACGCAAATTTGAAATTGATTCGTTATGTGCGCCATTATTTCTGGCATTGAAATTATATAAAAATACTGACAATCATGACTTCCTGGACGATGAATTTTGGCAGACTTTGTCAGTAACGATGACGGTCTTAGAAACTGAGCAACACCATGATCAATCTTCTTACTATTTTAAGCGCGTCGATTGTCCAGCTAATGATACCTTGACCAATGATGGTAAAGGAACTCCAGTTGGTTATACAGGGATGGTTTGGGATGGCTTTAGGCCCAGTGATAATGCCTGTGAGTACGGTTATCATGTGCCATCCAATATGTTCTTGGTAGCTGTTCTGTCACAAATAACGCCACTGATTCCAACCGAATTTTCGGCATTGAAGGTGCGTGTCCAGAAGTTAGTCAAGGCGATTAAACAAGGAATTACGCATTATGCCATGGTGACACTCCCAACAGGTCAAGTAGGTTATGCCTACGAAGTTGATGGGCTTGGTCATCAGAAACTAATGGATGATGCTAATGTGCCGAGTTTATTGGCCTTACCGTTTATTGGCTACACATCAATTGATGATTCAATCTATCAAAATACTAGAGAGTTTATTCTAAGTAAACAAAATCCTTATTATTATGAAGGAAAAATTTTAGCCGGAATTGGTAGCAACCACACGCCAGAAGCCTATGTTTGGCCAATTAGTTTAGCAATGGAAGGTCTCACGTCAACTGATCCAGCCGTGAAAGTTGCGCAACTTGAAAAAATCGCTGCGACTGATAATGAGACTGATCAATGTCATGAGAGTGTGAGTGTTGATGATGTTAGTCAATATACTCGCGATTGGTTCTCGTGGGCAAATATGACGTATTGTGAGTTAGCACTGGATGTATTAGGCGTTTAA
- a CDS encoding PTS sugar transporter subunit IIA, with protein MFKLFKKSKVEAVVAPATGQLIKIESVSDDVFSQKMMGDGFAVEPAHNDIVSPVAGTVSTVFPTKHAIGITTSEGLEVLVHMGLDTVELNGEPFEMLVKAGDKVETNTPLATMDLDKVKAGGKGTTIVIVYTNMDKIDAIPAVEPQYVDHGDAVGTLTYQKG; from the coding sequence ATGTTTAAATTATTTAAGAAAAGTAAAGTAGAAGCAGTGGTTGCACCAGCTACCGGTCAACTAATTAAAATTGAATCAGTTTCAGACGACGTGTTTTCACAAAAAATGATGGGTGATGGGTTTGCTGTTGAACCAGCTCATAATGATATTGTTTCTCCAGTTGCAGGCACAGTGTCGACCGTCTTTCCGACAAAACATGCAATTGGCATTACGACCAGTGAGGGCTTAGAAGTGTTAGTCCATATGGGTCTAGATACAGTTGAACTGAATGGTGAGCCCTTTGAGATGTTAGTCAAGGCGGGCGACAAAGTTGAGACGAATACACCATTAGCGACAATGGATCTTGATAAAGTTAAGGCTGGTGGTAAAGGAACGACTATCGTGATTGTTTATACGAATATGGACAAGATTGATGCTATACCAGCTGTTGAGCCACAATATGTGGATCATGGTGATGCTGTGGGAACATTAACCTACCAAAAGGGTTAG
- a CDS encoding PTS transporter subunit EIIB → MGKRNSFSQQAVDYLKDLGGSSNIDEIVNCASRIRVSVNDTSAVATNQQFIADGAMTVVRHGKAIQVIVGLDVPQILSVMRQLISGLDIYDAELDEYGLTPVGEKATMLYECFGLDGNIQQITVTNDQVMVQVKDVSWVDPFDIMLQLGIGVTSVKTVGNRIFVEIADATDIARQMLMMNMYKTKELMHHDSN, encoded by the coding sequence ATGGGAAAAAGAAATAGTTTCTCACAACAGGCGGTTGATTACTTGAAAGATTTGGGTGGCAGCTCAAATATTGATGAGATTGTTAATTGTGCCTCACGAATTCGGGTCTCTGTGAATGACACTAGTGCAGTGGCCACTAATCAGCAATTTATTGCAGATGGCGCAATGACCGTTGTTCGACACGGAAAAGCGATTCAAGTGATAGTCGGCTTAGACGTCCCCCAAATACTTAGCGTAATGCGGCAACTAATATCAGGGTTGGATATTTATGATGCTGAACTTGATGAATATGGTCTTACGCCAGTTGGCGAAAAAGCTACGATGCTTTACGAGTGTTTTGGCTTAGATGGCAATATTCAGCAAATTACAGTAACCAACGATCAAGTAATGGTACAAGTAAAAGATGTGTCATGGGTTGATCCGTTTGATATTATGTTGCAGCTAGGCATTGGGGTTACGTCCGTAAAGACTGTCGGGAATCGAATATTTGTAGAAATCGCGGATGCGACTGATATTGCTAGGCAAATGTTAATGATGAATATGTATAAAACGAAAGAACTTATGCATCATGACAGTAATTAA
- a CDS encoding MurR/RpiR family transcriptional regulator, with protein MNLEALENEHFSELNETDKEIIQFINRNRAMVREASLADVATKSLFSKSSIFRACQKLGLTGFSQLKYLLQEEAKQVQDVNIDFVSQTVKSVLWMSNQFKSTKLDDIYETLNQAKTIFIYSTGWEQQIVAQQLQRNLYLAGKMAFSFPGAVDEMGLSRTHIDANDALIVISYTGMNEVVLKMVQNFNLQGVQTVAFTSFRQNKLSQIAKYNLYYDTVSKNVNYENRKEQFFSDLHVLIDLFSMGLINYIGNTDKTLEN; from the coding sequence TTGAATTTAGAAGCTCTGGAAAACGAACACTTTAGTGAGTTAAATGAAACGGATAAAGAAATTATTCAGTTTATTAACCGAAATCGAGCGATGGTTAGAGAGGCAAGTTTAGCAGATGTTGCAACGAAGTCATTGTTTTCTAAGTCGTCCATATTTAGAGCTTGTCAAAAATTAGGATTAACTGGTTTTAGTCAGCTTAAATATTTATTACAAGAAGAAGCGAAACAGGTTCAAGACGTTAATATTGATTTTGTTTCGCAAACCGTCAAGTCAGTATTATGGATGTCTAATCAGTTTAAGAGTACCAAGCTAGATGATATTTATGAAACGTTGAATCAAGCAAAAACGATTTTTATTTATTCAACTGGGTGGGAGCAGCAAATTGTTGCACAGCAGTTACAACGAAATTTGTATCTGGCAGGCAAAATGGCTTTTAGTTTTCCTGGCGCAGTGGATGAAATGGGATTGAGCCGAACACATATTGATGCTAATGACGCTTTGATTGTTATTTCTTATACGGGAATGAATGAAGTTGTCTTGAAGATGGTCCAAAACTTTAATTTACAAGGTGTGCAAACTGTTGCATTTACTTCATTTAGACAAAATAAGTTGTCACAAATAGCAAAATATAATCTCTACTATGATACGGTTTCGAAAAATGTTAATTATGAGAATCGTAAAGAACAGTTCTTTTCGGATCTGCACGTTTTAATAGATTTGTTTAGTATGGGACTGATTAATTATATTGGTAATACGGACAAGACACTGGAGAATTAG
- a CDS encoding alpha-glucoside-specific PTS transporter subunit IIBC, translating into MMQKLQRFGAAMFTPVLLFSFAGIMTAICILMTNQEIFGSLAATTTTWYAVWSTLKAGAFTVFDIIPLLFVVGLPIGLAKKSGGRAAMEAVVIYASWNYMINSMLTFWGPAFGVNNFVKTQIVANSTNGGLTEILGIKTLDTSIVGALIVAGITVWLHNKYFDKKLPDWLGTFQGSAYIVILGYIAMIPLALITCMVWPKIQLGIAALQGFMKTSGVIGVWVYCFLERVLIPTGLHHFIYIPFMYGPAAVAGGLQPWWFAHLSAFAASTKPLKVLAPQMGFAMYGNEKVFGILGICLAFYATARPSKKKATAALLIPAGLTALMAGITEPVEFTFLFAAPVLWGVHALLAATMDAMMYAFGIVGEFSLGLIGFASENWIPLWQNHWNSYVLQIIIGLIFSGIYFIVFKFLIEKFNYATPGREADTETATLMTKKEYKSRKADGQTITGSTKTDDPYIERATAYLDALGGSTNVAEITSCATRLRITVNDENKVANDATFKANKAVGVVRHGKALQIIVGLDVPQVLESIQGLMSGNDENNTSPSIPVQPVDPMSQNAALLMDSMGTNENIVSVEALSDGLKTQVKDSTTVDSEAIFKSLNIGVQQVQCQDNQVIIKIENGNEIAAAIKRQLK; encoded by the coding sequence ATGATGCAGAAGTTACAGCGTTTTGGTGCTGCAATGTTTACGCCAGTGTTGCTTTTTTCCTTTGCTGGTATTATGACGGCGATTTGTATTTTAATGACGAACCAAGAGATTTTTGGATCATTGGCGGCAACAACCACGACTTGGTATGCGGTATGGAGTACGTTAAAAGCTGGTGCGTTCACAGTTTTCGATATTATTCCGTTATTATTCGTAGTTGGGTTGCCTATTGGATTAGCTAAAAAATCTGGTGGTCGGGCAGCGATGGAAGCAGTTGTTATTTATGCTTCATGGAACTACATGATTAACTCAATGTTGACTTTTTGGGGCCCAGCTTTTGGGGTTAATAATTTTGTTAAGACCCAAATCGTAGCCAATTCAACAAATGGCGGTCTAACTGAAATTCTAGGTATTAAAACCTTGGATACTAGTATTGTCGGGGCTTTAATTGTTGCTGGAATTACGGTTTGGTTACACAATAAATATTTTGACAAGAAATTACCTGATTGGTTGGGAACCTTCCAAGGATCCGCTTATATTGTCATTCTTGGATATATTGCCATGATTCCTTTGGCATTGATAACCTGCATGGTTTGGCCGAAGATTCAATTAGGAATCGCAGCACTACAAGGGTTTATGAAAACATCTGGTGTCATTGGGGTTTGGGTCTATTGTTTCTTGGAACGGGTGCTTATCCCAACTGGTTTGCATCATTTTATCTACATTCCATTTATGTATGGGCCAGCAGCAGTTGCCGGCGGGTTACAACCATGGTGGTTTGCACACTTATCAGCGTTTGCTGCTTCAACTAAGCCTTTAAAGGTCTTAGCACCACAAATGGGATTTGCAATGTACGGGAATGAAAAAGTCTTTGGGATTCTCGGAATTTGTTTGGCATTTTATGCCACTGCGCGTCCTTCTAAGAAAAAAGCAACTGCTGCTTTATTGATTCCAGCTGGTTTAACTGCATTGATGGCCGGAATTACAGAACCAGTAGAATTTACATTCTTGTTTGCAGCACCTGTTCTTTGGGGTGTGCATGCTTTGCTTGCGGCCACTATGGACGCAATGATGTATGCCTTTGGGATTGTTGGTGAATTCAGTTTAGGTTTAATTGGGTTTGCTTCTGAGAACTGGATTCCATTGTGGCAAAACCATTGGAACAGTTATGTCTTACAAATCATTATTGGCTTAATCTTTAGTGGCATTTACTTTATCGTTTTCAAGTTTTTAATTGAAAAATTTAATTATGCTACTCCTGGTAGAGAAGCTGATACTGAAACAGCGACACTAATGACTAAAAAGGAATATAAGAGTCGTAAAGCAGATGGCCAAACTATTACAGGTAGCACAAAAACTGATGATCCGTATATTGAAAGGGCGACCGCTTACTTAGATGCTTTAGGTGGCAGCACTAACGTTGCAGAAATTACGAGTTGTGCAACACGACTACGGATTACCGTTAACGATGAAAACAAAGTTGCAAATGATGCAACTTTTAAAGCAAATAAAGCGGTTGGCGTTGTTCGCCATGGTAAAGCATTACAAATCATTGTTGGTTTGGACGTGCCACAAGTATTAGAGTCGATCCAAGGATTAATGTCCGGTAATGATGAAAATAATACTTCTCCAAGTATCCCAGTGCAGCCAGTAGATCCAATGAGTCAAAACGCTGCCTTGTTAATGGATTCAATGGGAACAAATGAAAATATTGTTAGTGTTGAGGCATTGAGCGACGGTCTTAAAACTCAAGTTAAAGATTCGACAACGGTCGATTCAGAAGCAATCTTTAAGAGTTTAAATATTGGTGTTCAGCAGGTTCAATGTCAGGATAATCAGGTTATTATCAAGATTGAAAACGGTAATGAAATCGCGGCGGCGATTAAACGGCAATTAAAATAA
- a CDS encoding 6-phospho-alpha-glucosidase: MDDRKFSVLIAGGGSTYTPGIVLTLLEHIKKFPLRKLKFYDNDGERQKKIADACRILVKERAPEVEFESSTNPEEAFSDVDFVMAQIRVGKYAMRSQDEKIPLAHGVVGQETTGPGGIAYGLRSIPGVIQLVDYMEKYSPNAWMLNYSNPAAIVAEATRRLRPNSKIINICDMPIDIMDRMAAILNLKDRNELVFRYYGLNHFGWWTDIRDKTGKDLMPALKEYVAKNGYWVGGDYDKNTEASWEETFKKAADVYALDPSTLPNTYLKYYLYPSWVVKHSDPKYTRTDEVEAYRQKNVFGECARIVKNSSAKDTNFVSDQHSTYIVDLCTAIAYDTKQRMLAIIPNEGAISNIDPTATVEVPCLFGATGAERIAMGKAATFQKGMITEQNSVEKLAVDAWEQHSYVKLWEAFSLCKIVPDAGVAKDILDDMIVANKDFWPELK, from the coding sequence ATGGATGATAGAAAGTTTTCCGTATTAATTGCCGGTGGTGGTAGTACTTATACCCCAGGAATTGTCTTAACTTTATTGGAACACATCAAAAAGTTTCCGTTGCGGAAATTAAAATTTTACGATAATGATGGCGAACGTCAAAAGAAAATTGCAGATGCTTGTCGGATTTTAGTCAAGGAACGTGCTCCTGAAGTTGAATTTGAATCTTCAACTAACCCAGAAGAAGCCTTTTCAGATGTTGATTTCGTTATGGCCCAGATCCGGGTTGGTAAATATGCGATGCGTAGTCAAGATGAAAAGATTCCATTGGCTCATGGCGTTGTTGGTCAAGAAACAACTGGCCCTGGTGGTATTGCTTACGGACTTCGTTCAATCCCTGGTGTAATCCAATTAGTAGATTATATGGAAAAATATTCTCCAAATGCTTGGATGTTGAATTATTCAAACCCAGCCGCAATCGTTGCTGAAGCAACTCGTCGTCTGCGTCCAAATTCAAAGATTATCAATATTTGTGATATGCCAATTGATATTATGGATCGAATGGCTGCAATTCTTAATTTGAAAGATCGTAACGAATTAGTCTTCCGTTACTATGGTTTGAACCACTTTGGGTGGTGGACTGATATTCGCGATAAGACTGGTAAAGATTTGATGCCTGCTTTGAAAGAATATGTTGCTAAGAATGGTTATTGGGTTGGCGGCGACTACGATAAGAATACTGAAGCTAGCTGGGAAGAAACCTTTAAGAAGGCTGCGGATGTTTATGCCTTGGATCCATCGACTTTACCAAACACCTATTTGAAATATTATCTCTATCCATCATGGGTTGTTAAGCATTCAGATCCTAAATATACCCGTACTGATGAAGTTGAAGCTTATCGTCAAAAGAATGTTTTCGGTGAATGTGCACGAATCGTTAAAAATAGTAGCGCAAAAGATACGAACTTTGTTTCAGACCAACATTCAACTTACATCGTTGATTTATGTACTGCCATTGCCTACGATACCAAGCAACGGATGTTAGCAATTATTCCTAACGAAGGGGCTATTTCAAATATTGATCCAACTGCCACGGTTGAAGTACCATGCTTGTTCGGTGCTACTGGTGCTGAACGTATCGCCATGGGCAAAGCTGCTACCTTCCAGAAAGGTATGATTACTGAACAAAACAGTGTTGAAAAATTAGCTGTTGATGCTTGGGAGCAACATTCATACGTTAAATTATGGGAAGCATTCAGTTTATGCAAGATTGTTCCTGATGCTGGTGTTGCCAAGGACATTCTTGATGACATGATTGTTGCCAACAAGGACTTCTGGCCAGAATTGAAGTAA